AACCAATCCACGGTGCGTTGAATGCCCGATTGCAGCGGAACCCGCCGCCATTCCGGCAGCAGCCCGCGCAGTTTGGTGACGTCCAGGCATTTCGACTTAGCGCCCGTGTAACGCGTCGCGTCGTACTGAATCCGCTCGGCGTCGTAGCCGACCGCAGCGCAGATGCACTCCGCAAAGGCGCGAATCGAGTATTGCTCCCCGGCGCCGATGTTCACGAGGTCGTGCTCGCGATGATCGCCAAGCCAGAGCGCGTCGCAAATAAAGTCGTCGATGTAGACCAGTTCGCGTTGCTGTTCGCCGTCGCCCCACAGTACGACCGGCTCGTCGTACAACTTGCCGCGCAGAATCTTTCGGATCAGATCGAAGATGAAATGCATCTGCCGGCCATCGGTGTGGTAACCGGGGCCGTACAGCGTCGACGGCGTCAAGCAGACGTAGCGCAGATCGAACTGCCGCGCCAGCGACGTCATGCCCACGTACAACATGCGCTTGGTCATCGCATACGTATAGAGGCTGTCGATTGGCTCTCCGGCGAGATATTCTTCTTCGCGCAGCGGACGATCCGGCGCGTAAGCGCAGCTCGTGCCCATCGCGATTAACTTTGCGCTTGCTTGATGGCGTTGCCAGTAAGTCAATACCGTCGTATTGATCTGCTGGTTCTTGAGCCACTGCTCGCCAGGGTGGTACAGGCAGAAATCGCCGGCCTGCGTCCAGGCCGCGAGATGCCAAATCTGATCAAAACGGCGGCAGCTCCAGGGTTCCAGCGCAGCGGAGTGCGTCAGGTCGGCGTCGCGCGAACCGAGCGCGAGCACGGCGTCACCGCGCGTTCGCAGCGCGCTGCAAAGCGATTGTCCCAAGAATCCCGTGGCGCCCGTGACCAGTATGTTCATCCGTGAAGACCTGCTGATTGATTCCGAAACGGCGGTTGAATCCATTAAGCGGCGAGTTGTTCCACTTGAGGATCGACGGGGAAGTAGAATTCCACGCCGTTTTGCCACAACTCGCGGTGGTTGGCCAGAATCTCGTCCTTGAAGTTCCAGGCAAGTACGTAGTACACGTCCGGTTGCCTCGCGAGCTCGTCTTCCATCACGACGGGGATGTGCATCCCCGGCGACAGCAGGCCGCGTCGCAGCCGGTTTTTTTCGACGAGGCAATCGATCCGCTCGACGCCCACGCCGAAGTAGTTCAACATCGTGTTGCCCTTCACTGGCGCGCCCATGCCGTAGATCGTCTTGCCGGCCTGCTTCTGGCGATCGAGATACGCGACGTTGCGCTCGCGCATCCGCTCCACGCGCCGCGCAAAATCCAGATAAGTGCTCAGCGCGTTGCTGTTCCGGGCATATTCCACAGCCCTCAGGCTTTGCAGCCGTGCGCTGGGCAGTTGCCGGCCGCGGTGCGTGACGAAGCCGATCATCGAGCCGCCGTGAATCGGCGACAGGTACGCGTCGAACATCGCCAACCCGTGCCGCGCGAGCAGTCGCTCGATCGTCGCCAGGTTGTAGTACAGCAGATGCTCGTGGTAGATCTGATCGAAAGCCAGGTTTTCCACGATGTTCTGCATATACAGGAATTGCACGACGAACACGCCGTCCTCCGCGAGCGACAAGCGAATGCCCTCGGTCACGCTGTGCAGTTCCTCGAGATGAAAGAACACGCCGGCGGCGTTCACGACGTTGAACTTGCGCTGCAGGCTTTGCGCCAATTCGGCGTTGAAGAATTCCTGCACGGTGGGGACGCCCCGCTGTTGCGCGATGCCGGCCGTGGTTTTCGACGATTCCACGCCCAACACGTCCCAGCCGAGCGACTGAAAATGCGTGAGCTGCGTGCCGTCGTTGGAACCGATATCGAGCACGGACTTTTCCTGCCAGCGATCGCCGAACCGCGCGTCGACTTCCTTGGCGACCTGCGAAAAATGGCGTGAAAGTGAAGCGGTCACGCCCGACAGGTACGTGTGATCGCCGAACATCGTCTCTTTGTTGACCGTGTAGTCGAGCTGCGCCAATCCGCAGCCACGGCAATGCACCAGCCGCAACGGATAACGCGGCTCCGTGCCGGCTTCCTCGGGGCGCAGGAAATGATTGCACCAAGGGTGCAGGCCCAGGTCGAGCGCCAAGTCGAGTTCCGTTCCGTCACAAACGCGGCAAATCATACTTTCAACACTCCGCATACCATTGGTTTGATCGCCTAAGCCGCCGCTGGCAGCAGCCGTTCCAGCTTCGCGAACTGCGCCGGCCAGTTGAGCTCCGCGCGTACCGCGCGTTCGCAGTTTTTCACCATTCGCGCATAACGCCGTGTGCCGAATAGCTGCATCGCTTCCTGCACCGCGTCGCGATACGCCGCGAAGGACCAGTCGCGCATCAAGATGCCGCACTGGTAGCGCTCCACGATCATCTGGCACTGCGGGTGCGGCGCCACGATCGGCGGCACGCCGTCGGCGATGGCCTCGAAGAATTTATTCGGCGCGGCGTAGTGCGTGTGATCCGTGGTCGGGCGGTACATAACAACCGCGTAGGCGTAGTGGCGCCGCAAATGAGCAAGCGATTCGGCATCGCAACAGCCGAGATACCGGGGTTCGCACGTCGTATTGTGGAGGCGCTGCAACAGCTCTGCACGATCGGCCCCGCCGACATCTCCGTAGATGTCCAGCGGGACGTTTCGCATCTCGGGATGCAGCAAGTATTCCGCCAGGCCCAGTCCCGTGGAAATGGCGCCGCCGTAGTACAATCTTCGCAACCGCATTGCCACCGGCGTCGGCGCAACGTGGGGCGCGTCGCTGACGTTGTAGAGCACCGCCATCGGCTTCGCGGCGAAACCGCACCGCTGCATGTCCAGCCGAGCGCGGTTCTCCTCCGGAACGATCACCATGTCGATGCGCGGCGCGAGGGCGCGATTCATCAGGACGTCGAAGCGTCCATACGGCGCGATCATCTCGATCAACGCGTAAATCACCGTACGCGGCCGGTACTTCAACTTCGCCAGCACCGGCAAGGTGAACGTACAGCAAAGCAGCACGATGTCCGGACGTTCGCGGTTCAACTCGGTCGCCGTGTTCAACACGTATTCGATCCGCCCCGGCCTGGTATGAGGACTCACATCGGTGCAAATGCGCCGCACTTGGACCGAACCGCTGGCCATCGGGCGTGGCGGCCGGCCCGTTTGCTCCGGCTCGTAGATCGTGACCGGCGCGTTGTAGTGTGTAGCGAGTGAGCGCGCCAGGGATTGAACCTGCGGGCTGCCAAAACCCAAGCTAACGTCCGAGACCACGGCGATTGTGAGGCCGGCGTTCGTGGTCATGGCAGCACCGCCCAACCTGGCTCAGGCCTTGCAGCGGACGCAAGAAAATGGGGGCGCGGCGGTTCGACACGCGGCGTTGTGGTCGTGGTTCGCGTCGCGCTGATCAGCATCTCCACAAGCGCCGCGGGATTGTGACGCCGCGACCATACCTGGGCAAAGTCGCCGGCCGTCGCGCGATAGTGCGCGTGGTTTCGCAGGATCTCTTGAGTAGCGGCCGCTAATTCGCGCGGCGAATTCAGCACGACGCCCACGGCGCTGAGCGGTCGACGCATTTCCGCGCGCAGAAAATCGCATCGCACATCCGCCAGTTCCATTGGCAGGGACGTGTAGGCGTTGCAGGCGAGCAATTGAACAAAGCGAACCCGTTGCTTTAGATGTACCAACAACGAAACGCTGGAAGTGCAACCGCCGAGAACGTGTGTACTCGACGCCAGTAAGCGCCCAGAGCTGGCGTACTGTGCGACTTGCAACTCGACGAATTGACCGCGCTGAGCAGTCTCTTGTTGAAATGTGATTAGCAGTTCCGACGCGCCGCGCGCCGATTTCAATCGGCACTCGCATTGACGGCGTCCGCCGAGTTGCAGCCGGCCGTCGATCACGGGGCGCGATCCCTGAATGCCCGTCAGCTTCCAGTGGGAATTATCAAGCGTCCGCGTTTCCAAGACCTGCGAAGTTTCGCGAAGCGACTGGTGATACGCGTAGTGCGGCTGTGTCAACTGCATCGCCATCCACGTGCCAGCCGGCGCTACAACCGGGACGCCGGCCGTGAGCGCCTCGGCGAGGATGCCTGAACTGCGGGCGAAGTATTGGGCGCCGTCATAAGGAAGCAGCAACACGTCCGCGTCGCGCACGAGGTCGCGATACGCAACAGGCGCCAACGGTTCGGTCAACAGTCGCACCTTGTCCGCCGCATAGCCGCCCAACTGGGCGCGCGCGATAGCCACTTCGGGCGCTACGTCGCCAGAGCTGAAATTCGATTGAATGACGAAGCGTGCGGCGCGCGGGGCAATCCAGCGTTCCCAGAGGTCTCCGACGAGCCGGGGCAGCAGGTGATAACCCTTTTCGAAGCGTGCGTCGCCGACATAGGTAATTTGCAACGTCTTTTGCGTGCCGTTGACGTGGCGCGCCGCCAGATAGTCGCCGCCAACCGGGACGGGCAGCGTTCGAAACGGTAAACTGCTTAGCGAATTGTATTGCGAGGTAAGTTCCTCGGTATCGGCGTACAGGAACACCTTGTCCAGCGGAACGCAGACGCGCGCCCATTGAAACGCGTTGCGCAAGGGTCGCAGTGCTTCGCCGGAAGCGTCCTGGGCGTCGCGCGCGTGCAGGTTGTGTCGAAACACAAGATGCCAGGTGGCGAGCAAGCTTTCCGGTCGGCGCCGCCAGACGCGCGTCAATGCCATCAACTCCACGGCGGACGTCACCGACAACAACACCATGTCGCCGTCGAGCACGGGCTCCGCATCCAGCCAATCGCAAGTATCACGCACGAAATGACGCAGCTTGAGCCGCCGCCACAAATGCTCACGCAGCGGCCCGCTCTTGCCGAGTTGCGTCTTGGCCACTGCCATCGCCGCCTTGAAGTGCCGCACAACGTCCTTTGCCGCACGCCGTAGATAGCAGACTAGCGCCGCCGCCAGGCGATCGATGGACTCTCGATAGGGCAGCCAGCAGACGGCCAACTCGGCGAGGGCCCGCGCTTCCAAGACTACAAACAGCACGATCAGGCGGAACCAGTGCCCCGATTCCGCGCGATCTCGCCAGGCGCCCCGTTCGAGGCCCCATGACCAGGGGCTGTGTAGCGCGCACCAGAGTCCGAAGCGGGAATAGCGGAGCTGAAACCGAGCCCAAAAGATCGCTGACAGAATCGAGATCCGTTCACCTGCTCCCGTCGCA
This window of the Planctomycetia bacterium genome carries:
- a CDS encoding NAD-dependent epimerase/dehydratase family protein, whose translation is MNILVTGATGFLGQSLCSALRTRGDAVLALGSRDADLTHSAALEPWSCRRFDQIWHLAAWTQAGDFCLYHPGEQWLKNQQINTTVLTYWQRHQASAKLIAMGTSCAYAPDRPLREEEYLAGEPIDSLYTYAMTKRMLYVGMTSLARQFDLRYVCLTPSTLYGPGYHTDGRQMHFIFDLIRKILRGKLYDEPVVLWGDGEQQRELVYIDDFICDALWLGDHREHDLVNIGAGEQYSIRAFAECICAAVGYDAERIQYDATRYTGAKSKCLDVTKLRGLLPEWRRVPLQSGIQRTVDWFLGERERLLQPTRAA
- a CDS encoding class I SAM-dependent methyltransferase, whose protein sequence is MICRVCDGTELDLALDLGLHPWCNHFLRPEEAGTEPRYPLRLVHCRGCGLAQLDYTVNKETMFGDHTYLSGVTASLSRHFSQVAKEVDARFGDRWQEKSVLDIGSNDGTQLTHFQSLGWDVLGVESSKTTAGIAQQRGVPTVQEFFNAELAQSLQRKFNVVNAAGVFFHLEELHSVTEGIRLSLAEDGVFVVQFLYMQNIVENLAFDQIYHEHLLYYNLATIERLLARHGLAMFDAYLSPIHGGSMIGFVTHRGRQLPSARLQSLRAVEYARNSNALSTYLDFARRVERMRERNVAYLDRQKQAGKTIYGMGAPVKGNTMLNYFGVGVERIDCLVEKNRLRRGLLSPGMHIPVVMEDELARQPDVYYVLAWNFKDEILANHRELWQNGVEFYFPVDPQVEQLAA